The genomic window GCGGCTGAGCGCGCGGCTCGCGAGGCGGCCGAACGCGCGCGCCGGCAGCCGAACGCTCCAGCGGCTCCTGCTGCTCCGGGCGGCAGTTGGATTCAGCCGCCCGTGCCTGCGCCAGTGTACGTGACCTCGCCATTTGGGATGCGCGTGTACCCGTTTGGCGGCAGGTGGATGCACAACGGAGTCGACCTGCGCTCTCGCTGCGGTGAGCCGCAGACGGCGCCCGCCGACGGCGTCGTCTCGGCTGTCGTTCCCGCTGCCGGCAACGGCACACACGGTAACCAGATCTTCATTAATCACGGGATGGTCGGCGGTAGTTCCTATGTGACCGTGACTAACCATCTCTCGGCCTTTAACGTGAAGCCGGGCCAGAGCGTTAAGCAGGGGCAAGTGATCGGATGGACCGGGCAGACCGGCCTCGTCACCGCTTGCCACGTCCACTTCGAAGTGTGGCAGAACGGGCGGGTTATCGACCCGATGAGTCTTTCTTCATTCACGCGTCGCTACTCATAAGCAGAGGCCCATCACCGGCGCCTGGACCGAGTGACGATGCTTTTGCGAGAATAGCGAGTGAAACGCTAGGATTTATAGCCACGCCAAATGAGGAAGGGGGGCGTCTTATGCCGAAAGCCTGGAAAAAGAACAACGCAAAGCTGACCCCTGCCCAAAAAGCCAAAGAGGCCGCGGACGCCAAGCAGGTGGTGGCGCGTAACAAGAAGGCGCGTCACGATTACTTTATTGACAAGACGTACGAGGCAGGCCTCGTGCTCGCCGGCACGGAAGTCAAAGCGCTTCGGGCTGGGCGCGCATCGCTGATGGAAGCGTGGATTGACTTTGATCGGCGTGGTGAGGCATGGCTGGTCGGAGCCAATATTCCGGTGTGGTCTACGGGTGGTTGGACGAACCACGCGCCCACCCAAAAGCGGAAACTGCTCCTGCACAAAGATGAGCTGCGCACACTGGCAGTGAAAGTCAAGGAGAAGGGCACCACCGTGGTGCCGCTCGAACTTTACTTCATTCGTGGACGCGCCAAGGTGGAGATCGGGT from Trueperella pyogenes includes these protein-coding regions:
- the smpB gene encoding SsrA-binding protein SmpB; its protein translation is MPKAWKKNNAKLTPAQKAKEAADAKQVVARNKKARHDYFIDKTYEAGLVLAGTEVKALRAGRASLMEAWIDFDRRGEAWLVGANIPVWSTGGWTNHAPTQKRKLLLHKDELRTLAVKVKEKGTTVVPLELYFIRGRAKVEIGLARGKQEWDKRETLRRKQDQREAERAVAEARKRAR